The following are encoded together in the Malaya genurostris strain Urasoe2022 chromosome 3, Malgen_1.1, whole genome shotgun sequence genome:
- the LOC131435205 gene encoding polyprenol reductase: MLGGLLDLRSINLINFLFTQLIVVIVVLGVLIATIEKYLPSAISQTFRYGKHAHKGQADRFVSLLEVPKSWFKHFYIFAALWSASAFYFMVNAYFAGKVTPGYVIDFLDIMATTKRTVRTSPTETMVALMLITMQCWRRFYETWFVQVFSNRLKINLSAYLVGYVHYFGTIVVILSQAEGFVRTDGSLLPYRFELSPRIALWVAIFFYAWQYQFQSNLILANMRKDRTGQVVSQKHSIPRGGYFELISSPHMFFEIVMYVALYVIIARNTSAIYVLAWVLSNQVMNAWLTHQWYRENFKDYPPARRAVFPYVL; encoded by the exons ATGCTGGGCGGCCTGTTGGACTTACGATCaataaatttgatcaatttCCTGTTTACGCAGCTTATCGTTGTAATTGTAGTTTTGGGAGTTCTCATTGCCACGATAGAAAAATATCTGCCTTCGGCTATCAGCCAAACATTTCGTTACGGGAAACATGCCCATAAAGGACAAGCCGATCGTTTTGTTTCACTTCTGGAAGTGCCAAAGTCCTGGTTCAAGCATTTCTACATTTTCGCAGCGCTATGGTCAGCATCAGCATTTTATTTCATGGTCAATGCCTACTTTGCTGGGAAAGTGACACCTGGATATGTGATAGATTTTTTGGATATTATGGCCACTACGAAAAGAACTGTTCGAA CAAGTCCAACCGAAACGATGGTTGCCCTTATGCTGATCACCATGCAATGCTGGCGCCGCTTCTATGAGACTTGGTTCGTTCAGGTGTTTTCGAATCGGTTGAAGATAAACTTATCTGCGTATCTTGtcggatatgttcactacttcgGCACGATAGTGGTTATCCTTTCGCAGGCAGAAGGTTTCGTACGGACGGACGGTTCATTGCTTCCGTATCGGTTCGAGCTTTCCCCTCGGATTGCGCTCTGGGTGGCAATATTTTTCTACGCCTGGCAGTATCAGTTCCAGTCGAACCTGATTCTGGCCAACATGCGAAAGGATCGTACCGGACAGGTCGTCAGTCAGAAACATTCCATTCCGCGGGGCGGTTACTTCGAACTGATCTCCTCACCGCACATGTTCTTCGAGATTGTGATGTACGTTGCGTTGTATGTGATCATCGCTCGCAACACGTCAGCCATCTACGTGCTCGCCTGGGTACTCTCGAATCAGGTGATGAATGCCTGGCTGACGCACCAGTGGTACCGGGAGAACTTTAAGGACTATCCACCGGCGAGACGTGCCGTTTTTCCGTACGTGCTGTGA